CTGCGTCGTAGCCGGCACGCAACGAAGGCACCAGACGCACTACATCGAGATCATGAAGCGCGTCCACAACGGCGCAATCGGCGAGATCCGGGCGGCCCAGGTGTATTGGAACGGCAGCGGCGGCTCGCTGACGCGACAGAAGCCGGCGGCCATGAGCGACATGGAGTGGCAGGTCCGCAACTGGTACTACTTCTGCTGGACCTGCGGCGACCACATCGTCGAGCAACACGTGCACAACATCGACATCATGCACTGGGCGATGCAGGGCCCGCCGGAGTTCATCATGGGCATGGGCGGTCGCGAGGTGCGACGGGGCGGCAACATCTGGGACCATTTCGCCGTCGAGTTCGAGTATCCGGGCGGGGTGCGCGTCCTGAGCATGTGCCGGCACCATTCCGGCTGCACCGATCGAGTCTCCGAGCACATCGTCGGAACCAAGGGGACCGTCTACATCGACAGCAGCACTGGATGGATTCGAGGCGAGAACCCTTATGAGCCGCCGGCCTCGCCCAACCCCTACGTCCAGGAGCACGCCGACTGGATCAGCGCGATTCGGGCGGGCAAGCCGATCAATGAGGGCGTGCAGGTGGCCGAGAGCACGATGGCCGCTATCGCCGGAAGGATGAGCGCCTACACCGGCCGGGCGATGAAGTGGAGCTGGGCATTGAACCAGTCGAAGCTGGACCTGAGCCCGCCGAAGTACGAGTTCGGCCCGCTGCCGGTCCGCCCGGTTGCGGTCCCGGGCCAGACTCCGCTGACATAAGAGGCGGTTCGTCAACGACGCCAAGGCCGACGCGTGCATCGCACATGCGCACATCGCGCAGCCGAGGCGCAACTCCCACGATTGCGGCGTGGCCTATGGGCCTGCGTCGCGTCAGCGGTCGTTGTCGTCAGTTGC
This portion of the Anaerobaca lacustris genome encodes:
- a CDS encoding Gfo/Idh/MocA family protein; the protein is MQQESDQTRADEGLSRRDFMKHSAATVVSVTLASRAYAAGSDELKLGLIGCGGRGTGAVTQALMATDTPIKLWAMADLFRDQLDKSYTMLHDGAEARYDRVAFDGLASQMNVPEERKFVGFDACEKLLASGVDMVILACPPGFRPRHFQAAVKAGKHVFMEKPAAVDPAGIRTVIAAAKEAERKGLCVVAGTQRRHQTHYIEIMKRVHNGAIGEIRAAQVYWNGSGGSLTRQKPAAMSDMEWQVRNWYYFCWTCGDHIVEQHVHNIDIMHWAMQGPPEFIMGMGGREVRRGGNIWDHFAVEFEYPGGVRVLSMCRHHSGCTDRVSEHIVGTKGTVYIDSSTGWIRGENPYEPPASPNPYVQEHADWISAIRAGKPINEGVQVAESTMAAIAGRMSAYTGRAMKWSWALNQSKLDLSPPKYEFGPLPVRPVAVPGQTPLT